A window of the Proteus terrae subsp. cibarius genome harbors these coding sequences:
- a CDS encoding glycosyl hydrolase family 8 — protein MSFRHLSRCNFLFSTFFILGLLLMVSPSIQAADTQVGWQQFKERYIKDDGRVIDSANKNISHSEGQGYGMLMAVISDDHETFNKLWRWTATSLYRGDLGLFKWRYEPENSEHTPDPNNATDGDILIAWALLKAGEKWNDESYLSASDSIQHAILEHTLIKTKSYTVLLPGINGFKTPEEIIINPSYFIFPAWKDFYRTSNDVRWKVLINDSQSLLRNMRFGEYQLPTDWVSLYPDGKIEPSEKWPARFSFDAIRIPLYLAWAHDELALQPFVQYWQQFDRYKTPAWVSIDAQERAEYNLTPGMMAVRDLTMKAPIEDVDLSEDTDYYSSALHLLAAFAQNGQ, from the coding sequence ATGTCTTTTAGGCACTTATCTCGTTGTAATTTTCTATTTTCCACCTTTTTTATTTTAGGTTTGTTGCTTATGGTTTCTCCCTCAATACAGGCAGCAGATACCCAAGTAGGATGGCAACAGTTTAAAGAACGCTATATTAAGGATGATGGGCGAGTTATAGACAGCGCTAACAAAAACATTTCACACTCTGAAGGTCAAGGCTATGGCATGTTAATGGCCGTGATAAGTGATGATCATGAAACATTTAATAAGTTATGGCGCTGGACTGCCACTTCTCTTTATCGTGGCGATTTAGGCTTATTTAAGTGGCGTTATGAGCCTGAAAATAGTGAACATACCCCTGATCCTAATAATGCAACAGATGGTGATATCTTAATTGCGTGGGCATTATTAAAAGCTGGCGAAAAATGGAATGATGAAAGTTACCTTTCAGCTTCTGATTCTATTCAACACGCTATTTTGGAACATACTTTAATTAAGACAAAAAGTTATACCGTACTTTTACCCGGTATTAATGGTTTTAAGACGCCAGAAGAAATTATTATTAATCCATCCTATTTTATTTTCCCTGCATGGAAAGATTTTTACCGCACAAGTAACGATGTTCGTTGGAAAGTGTTAATTAATGATAGTCAGTCTTTACTTAGAAATATGCGATTTGGTGAATATCAATTACCAACAGACTGGGTAAGTTTATATCCAGATGGAAAGATAGAACCGAGTGAAAAATGGCCTGCACGATTTAGCTTTGACGCAATACGTATTCCGCTTTATTTAGCTTGGGCACATGATGAATTAGCGCTACAACCTTTTGTGCAGTATTGGCAGCAATTTGATCGTTATAAAACCCCAGCTTGGGTAAGTATTGATGCTCAAGAGCGCGCTGAATATAACCTTACTCCCGGCATGATGGCGGTGAGAGATTTAACGATGAAAGCACCTATTGAAGATGTCGATTTAAGTGAAGATACGGATTATTATTCTTCAGCTTTACATTTATTAGCGGCCTTTGCTCAAAACGGACAATAA
- a CDS encoding LTA synthase family protein, which translates to MKKILGSAYLALILIASLFIVFEKVTFIYTALLSVGAYFILFSLCFILSARVLFSAITTGTLFLITKFINQLKVHYYKEALMFSDFDLAFDSSNLGTLGHYWEAGVALIVMLIWLLINMSIAWRFSQKSRPALRMSSLLLIVIGFTTIHFTVEKWQAEWEGTLPGGRGTVTNLIMSGYQTAYHPPYFKENADYFLEQANKTVLPETQTDIKPDIIVLLQESTVNPHIYQFNTDVALPDLFMFQKDEGVSAQSPLRVQTFGGGTWLSEFSVLTGLNTDDFGARKNSVFYFVVDNLNESLFRQLKAEGYYTVLLTPFNRSAYHAGYAYEQMGVDEIIQPQELGYPGTLEENLWKISTQDMLGYVEEVLKKRTDKPLFIFSLTMYEHGPYDESHRDMYQIAGHTESSNAPGKFSHYMEKIITSDPAIKDFSNFVAQREKPTMFLYFGDHQPNIELNNYLSPFTNPAHITQFTLRDNLTQGASLSTGELTDISFLGGMILERARLPLSPFYKANIQMRHLCEGKLNDCEDEKLVNSYKNYIYNKLKVAGSTDN; encoded by the coding sequence ATGAAAAAAATATTAGGAAGTGCTTATCTTGCACTTATTCTTATAGCCTCACTCTTTATTGTTTTTGAGAAAGTAACGTTTATTTATACTGCACTTCTTTCAGTAGGTGCTTATTTTATTCTTTTTTCTCTTTGCTTTATTTTATCTGCTCGTGTCTTATTTTCGGCTATTACCACCGGTACACTCTTCCTAATAACTAAGTTTATTAATCAGCTCAAAGTTCATTATTACAAAGAAGCATTAATGTTCTCTGATTTTGATTTGGCTTTTGATAGCTCGAATTTAGGGACATTAGGCCATTATTGGGAAGCCGGTGTTGCATTGATTGTGATGCTAATATGGCTTCTTATCAATATGTCCATCGCTTGGCGTTTTTCCCAAAAATCACGCCCAGCATTGCGTATGAGTAGCCTACTCTTAATAGTCATTGGGTTTACCACTATTCATTTCACCGTAGAAAAATGGCAAGCTGAATGGGAAGGCACTCTTCCGGGTGGACGAGGTACTGTCACTAATTTAATCATGTCTGGTTACCAAACCGCTTATCACCCTCCTTATTTCAAGGAAAATGCGGATTACTTCCTTGAACAAGCAAATAAAACCGTATTACCAGAAACACAAACAGACATAAAACCTGACATTATCGTTTTATTACAGGAATCGACAGTTAACCCTCATATTTATCAATTTAATACAGATGTTGCACTGCCTGATTTATTTATGTTCCAAAAAGATGAAGGTGTGAGTGCACAAAGCCCTTTACGTGTACAAACCTTTGGTGGTGGTACTTGGCTTTCTGAATTTTCTGTATTAACAGGGCTAAATACGGATGATTTTGGTGCGCGTAAAAATTCGGTATTCTATTTTGTTGTCGATAATCTTAATGAAAGTTTATTCCGCCAACTCAAAGCTGAAGGCTATTACACTGTCTTACTCACCCCATTTAATCGCAGTGCTTATCATGCCGGTTATGCTTATGAGCAAATGGGCGTTGATGAAATTATTCAACCACAAGAGCTTGGTTATCCAGGAACATTAGAAGAAAATCTCTGGAAAATATCGACACAAGATATGTTGGGCTACGTTGAAGAGGTACTGAAAAAACGCACAGACAAACCCTTGTTTATATTCTCATTAACCATGTATGAACATGGCCCTTATGACGAATCACACAGAGATATGTACCAAATAGCAGGTCATACAGAAAGCAGTAATGCACCGGGTAAATTTAGTCACTATATGGAAAAAATAATTACCAGTGATCCGGCAATTAAAGATTTCTCTAATTTTGTCGCCCAAAGAGAAAAACCGACAATGTTTCTCTATTTTGGTGATCATCAACCTAATATTGAGCTAAATAATTACCTGTCACCATTTACTAACCCCGCGCATATTACTCAATTCACATTGAGAGACAACCTAACGCAAGGTGCGTCACTTTCAACGGGTGAGTTAACGGATATTAGCTTCTTAGGTGGCATGATACTGGAACGTGCTCGTTTGCCATTATCTCCTTTCTACAAAGCAAACATTCAAATGCGCCATTTATGTGAAGGTAAATTAAATGACTGTGAAGACGAGAAATTAGTTAACAGTTATAAAAATTATATCTATAACAAACTTAAAGTTGCAGGTAGTACAGATAATTAA
- a CDS encoding TOBE domain-containing protein, whose amino-acid sequence MKVSARNQLVGKVIDIIEGAVNSEVILSLAHGEKLATIITKESRDSLKIKKDGEAIAIIKAPWVVLALPDCGLNFSARNQFLGKVTQIAQGAVNSTVHLETAKGLELTAVITNESLQEMELVKGSDVLALVKASSVIVATRK is encoded by the coding sequence ATGAAAGTTTCAGCACGCAATCAGTTAGTTGGTAAAGTTATTGATATTATTGAAGGTGCCGTTAATAGCGAAGTGATTTTATCTTTAGCCCATGGTGAAAAACTTGCCACAATTATTACTAAAGAGAGCCGTGACAGTTTAAAAATCAAAAAAGATGGCGAAGCAATTGCCATTATTAAAGCGCCGTGGGTTGTTTTAGCACTGCCTGATTGCGGTTTAAATTTCTCTGCACGTAACCAATTTTTAGGTAAAGTAACTCAAATCGCACAAGGTGCGGTGAACTCTACCGTTCATTTAGAAACAGCTAAAGGTTTAGAACTGACAGCTGTTATTACAAATGAAAGCTTACAAGAGATGGAACTGGTAAAAGGCAGTGATGTTTTAGCGCTAGTGAAGGCATCAAGTGTGATTGTCGCGACACGCAAATAA